The genomic stretch CAATTATATAATTTGTTGTAGTTTTTCTAGGTCACATATTTCAGCAACGAACAAGGTAAAGTTTAGGCATTGGGTTATGCCAAATTGAGCTCCCTTTCTTTCATTTCCAAAATTTATTTGGAAAGATTTGAATTCCATCTTGGAACTGAATATTTTGTTTCTTGTCTAACTTGAGAGTTTTTGAGCAACTGTCTCAGCACTAGGTTCACTCATTTGTTCTGAAATATCACAAAATACAGGCAATTCTAATTCAGTAGCAGAAAGCCCAGCTGGGAACGAGGAGAGCATATCAGTTACCTCACCAAATGGGCATCATTGGATAAAAGAGAGGTTGACTCAAGCACTTGGGTATTTGAAGGATTCAATTGATCAGCATGTCCTGGCTCAGGTTTGGGTACCAGTAAAGAATGGGAATCGGTATGTACTTACAACTTCAGGGCAACCCTTTGTTCTTGATCCAGATAGTAATGGACTCCATCAGTATAGAATGGTATCTCTGATGTATATGTTTTCTGTGGATGGGGAGACCAATGGAGTTCTTGGGCTTCCTGGTCGTGTTTTCCAACAAAAATTGCCTGAGTGGACTCCAAATGTGCAGTACTACTCCATCTGTGAGTACCCTCGTCTAGACCATGCTCAGCATTACAACGTGCGAGGTAGTTTGGCTTTGCCTGTGTTTGAACCTTCTGGACAGGCTTGTGTTGGTGTACTTGAGCTTGTAATGACTTCGGAGAAGATCAACTATGCACCTGAGTTTGATAAAGTCTGCAAAGCACTTGAGGTTGAATAACTCAACATTATATTTTGGTGCCTGCAAAAAGCAGTATGCCCTTTCTGagttttgtataaataaaatttgaTGCTTATATGATTGTTGAGTCCTGTATTTGAAAAATCCCTATAGACACCACCTATCTCCACATTGGTATGATATTGTCCACTTTGGGCCAAGGCCCTCATGGCTTTGATTTCAGTCTCTAACAAAAATCTCTCATTGGTAAGATGTGTCTATACTTATTAATCCCATTTGTTCTCCACTTCTAATCCATATGGAACTTTGTTTGAATTCCCAACAATCAATTTTATTCAAACCTGTTTAATTCTGATAATCACATAGCTTTGCTTCTCTCGCAGGCAGTAAACTTGAGAAGTTCAGAGATATTACATCATACTAATTCACAGGTGAGTTGCAACTATAATGTATATTCTCTTTCTCCTCTACTTTCCCAGATTGAAATAATTGGCAATTCTTGTTAACCAGATTTGTAATGAAGGTCGTCAATGCGCAATAGCTGAAATTTTAGAGATATTGACAGCAGCCTGTGAAACACACAAGTTACCAATGGCTCAGACCTGGGTTCCATGCTTGCATTGCAATGTTCTTGCTTGTGGAGGTGGCCTAAAGGAAAACTGTACTAGTTTTGATGgtagttgtatgggacaagtctGTTTGTCCACAGCTGAAGTAGCATTCTACGTTGTAGATGCTCGAATGTGGGGTTTTCGAGAGGCATGTCTCGAGCATCACTTGCAAAAGGGACAAGGGGTTGCTGGCAGGGCTTTCGATTCTCGCAACTTATGCTTCAGCAGTGACATTACTCAGTTTTGCAAAAATGAGTACCCTTTGGTACACTATGCACGTATGTTCGAATTAACTAGCTGTTTTGCTGTCTGCTTACAGAGCAGCCACACTGGAAATGATAACTATGTGCTAGAATTTTTTCTGCCTCCAAACACAAATCCTTCTGAACAACATACTTTGTTGGGATCCCTATTGGCAACAATGAAGAAGCATTTGCAGAGTTTCAAAGTTGCTTCTGGAGCTGGACTCAAGGAAGAAGAAGGGCTTGTCGAAGTTGTTAAAGTTTCTGCAACTGGGGGACTTGAGTCAAATCTTGAATGTATTCCAATACCCCAGATTGCAGATTCACCCCCCAAGACCTAGTGCCTTACAAAATGGAGGAGACAATTTCGTTTAAGGATCAATTTTTGAGCCTTTTCACTGTTGCTAAGTGTTGATTTTGCACAATCTATTACTAACTCAATCCATGTGGAGACTATATTACTTGTTTTGTATTTGTATACACTTGCACATACTGTATATAAATTGTTGCTAGTTTACTTCAAGCACTGCATCCAATGATGATATATAGATACTGAAACAAGCATTACCTTTAAACGGTGATACTTTCTTTTTATAGGTCAGTAGTATTTTTCACTCCAATCATTGCAAAAGGCTGCTAAATAGCATTGACTAACAAACTCAGTGCAGGGGCAGCTTGATAAAAGTCTCTTAAAGTTCATTTATGAATTGGATGGTGATTAGTTTCCTTTCTGCACTTTGAAATTTGGCTCCTTTTTCGGTTTGCCTAATGAAGTATTAATGGCTGAGATTCACTTTTTTATATTTCTCCATAACATGAAGACATCACTAAAATTTGAGCTTAGAATATTTAGAATTAGCTGATGGCACCTGGTTAGTATGTGATCAGATCCAACTAGAAAAACTTGTTTAGATATTAAGTGTGTCAAGCTTTGTCGATTGAAGTGTTGAGTTTTGCATCACATTGTGGTCTTTCTTCACACAGGTTAGTATATATCAGGGCAGATTATGCTAATAGTGTACCTGCACCATATTGAATATGCCAGCTGCCCGTATATATGCAGGGCAATTATTCCCCACCCCAGTCATTTCCCCGCTTAGAATGGTTTTTTCACGCCTCATTTGGATCGAATAATCATGAGTAACCGTAGCCATGGGTAATATTGTCATCCCTAGTCTTGAGTCACTATTGAACCGATTAGAAGATTTTATGTTTGTGTAATGAGAAGTTGTTTAACTATTCATACGAGTTAAGAGTGTATCGTTCATTCTGTTTTTTTTCCTATCCTTCCCACGAGGTGGAAAAAAATAGATCTATAGTCAGTTTTAGAGTAGTTGAATGTATTCATAGATTCATTTGATTTTACAAGAGTGTGATTCTATGTGAGTAATCAATACATTTTACTCATTCCTAATTGGTTTTGATATAAAATTCCAAGAGTCTTATCACACCCTTAATTCTATGATTACTAAGGATACTAATGGTGCCTAATATCACCTTACATGTTTATTGTTTCAATCAGAtttcatatattttaattttaaataaaatatgtgaaaCTGCCTAATCAACCTAAAATGATGTTGTCATGCTACACTATAGCAATACACTCTGATTCTATATTATGTAGCATTCTATATAGTCTATTTTCAAAAGTATCATACATCAAATAATTATCTACTCGTTATCAATTGGATTTAAAATAGAACATTCTAAACCATATATTTCTATCTCTTATTCTTATCTTTTTTGCGCATAACAATGCTAGCAACTGACACAACCAATCGAACAAATAAACTTAGCTACAAAACGCGGCAGTTCGATGCATGGCCACACCACCATTCATTGACGTAGGCCCTCGAAGTTATTGATGCTAAACATTTAATGTACAAATTTGGCTTTGTATTGGCAAACACATCTCAAAACCtagccacatatatatatatatatatatatgtgtgtatgtggGGGGTGTGGGGGCTCTCATTGGTTGGCATTCGTGGCTAGCAAATCTCAACACGACTCCAGCTTGTTTGGTACTCCCAATGGGTCCATCCATGCCTGCATATCCATAATATCCACATACGTAACTGGGACACACCCATTTACAATCAAAACAAGTTTTTTTTCTTTGTCACAACCACAGTTTGGTATCTGAAAATGAAACTGTTTTTATCGTCAATTTAATTCCTCTTGAGAGCATGCTATGGTCTCTGTGTCTTTTTCAATTCTTATCAACTTTACTTTGACAATTCCATTGTTTGTTTCTTTCTTCTCTATTGGTCTTTGTAGTTTTTTTTTGGTGCATATTAACTTTTCTTTTTAGAGTGATttgtgattgaaaaagaatgcaTCACAAAGATTACCGATGTAATCGGGGGAGAAATCTCAACCAACCAAATAAGTCTTTTGTCTAATCTAAGGGTATGTTTGGTCAGACTATAGGCCGCATTAAAATTAAGTAGTGTACTTATTTTAGGTTATCATCTCTATTTTGTAatcatattttgaattttttttcattttataaccagtattttagttattatttttgttatattttttttctattcaaaTACTCACAACACAATGTACATTTTAAGTTGTACTATAAGAAATATGATTTACAAATAAGTAATATTAAACTAAATGTATTTAGTGACTATTTTTGGTTAATTAATCTTAGAAGTAGAGTGGGTATTTTTCAAGTTATCTCTTAAAAGAGTGACTAACATAAAACAAAGTTGTCCGAAAATTTAGACAATAAAATTAAGGGTGTtttggcaaaatgacttattttttaaagtcattttgtactctagcctagttttaatattttttttgcaaaataacatctcataatttagatagctaatcgaaaatttagacagctagtcgaaaAATTGAAAAAGTCAATAAAAAATTTTAGACAGCTAATCGAAAAATATAAACAACTAGTGAGgcaattttgcaaaaaattatcaaaagtaaactatagcacaaaattacttaaaaaaaaataagtcattttcaCCGATTTCTCAAAATGTAATATATCACCAAATAAAATGCCCAACTAATTAGCATTATAGCATAACAAATCTTGTTATTGACCGCCATTACTAAGAAAAGAGAGTACGAGCAACCAACTTGAACATGGAGTTATCATGAATAAGCCCAATTTAATCCAATTTACAATTTTTAATACTAATTGCAGTATTACTTTCACATTAAGTAACAACACTCGACAATATATAATATAGTCAACTAACACAAACTTCAATTTGTTCTAGTCATCTAAATCCAAACTTTCTTCTTTcgtttattaaaaataaaaacaagaagaaaattaaaaaaaaaaaagtcagaaCTCTCATGTTGTAATCATTACCATAATCTTCTAAGGAAATGCTCCTTTTAGCTTTAATTACAAGAAAAAAGAAGAACCCaagtttttattttcattattatttttggtATATTGTATATCAAATTGGTATGAAACTCCCAATACTTTTGGAGTAGTAGAGAACGATAATCTATACTAATACGTAGCTTTGGCAACGTGTTCTCATCAATGGATTCCAACAATGACTCCTccatatttttatgtatttatttataaatatctcctttttttttttttttaaatgatataaaatatattaaataaaaaaaaacaccaaaataTGATTACTTTGATGGACTAAGAAAAAGTATTAAGCATTATCTTTTGGCTGCGGCCGACCTTTATTTAAAATATAGTAAAGCTAACATTTTTACCTATACTAATATTATTtgtgtttatacttttttggactatatattttttctcagtatctgtttggaccctgtattttgataaattattttttggaccctatgttttgtaaaatagttaaaatagaaccctaaacccgattttgatcaatgttttctcaactaaaatcacaaataatttaccaaactaacaattcagaacaaaaataaaattattctgctt from Humulus lupulus chromosome 5, drHumLupu1.1, whole genome shotgun sequence encodes the following:
- the LOC133778643 gene encoding protein NLP6-like, with amino-acid sequence MADSFRSSCNSNSVAESPAGNEESISVTSPNGHHWIKERLTQALGYLKDSIDQHVLAQVWVPVKNGNRYVLTTSGQPFVLDPDSNGLHQYRMVSLMYMFSVDGETNGVLGLPGRVFQQKLPEWTPNVQYYSICEYPRLDHAQHYNVRGSLALPVFEPSGQACVGVLELVMTSEKINYAPEFDKVCKALEAVNLRSSEILHHTNSQICNEGRQCAIAEILEILTAACETHKLPMAQTWVPCLHCNVLACGGGLKENCTSFDGSCMGQVCLSTAEVAFYVVDARMWGFREACLEHHLQKGQGVAGRAFDSRNLCFSSDITQFCKNEYPLVHYARMFELTSCFAVCLQSSHTGNDNYVLEFFLPPNTNPSEQHTLLGSLLATMKKHLQSFKVASGAGLKEEEGLVEVVKVSATGGLESNLECIPIPQIADSPPKT